One stretch of Brettanomyces nanus chromosome 4, complete sequence DNA includes these proteins:
- the URC1 gene encoding Putative GTP cyclohydrolase (EggNog:ENOG41), with translation MSTASVSVSVVSQLSVSKPDPNLKQIKSAKIERGLSDIYGENIRLTTYTSDADVDPIKTDWYNADPKKRGPVVPSKFKNGLGKHNAIGAHGGPYSIYHALSIGTRQLDSNHIADYTSGFPSFDFPQVPEWSEPGKIVSLDPFGHMTPWLYNSIGKKEGVEVRPSMAITKAVLSIPEIRGEVQKGNLKPDGKVVLNEDGDMACTKVAVDPVWYLPGVAERLGISEADLRRALFEDTNGMYPELVTRPDIKVFCPPIGGCTAYIFGNPANLHKEDKRLSVRVHDECCSSDVFLSDICSCRCYLIFGLVEAAREAQNGGNGMICYFRKEGRCLGEVTKYMVYNARKRCGDTADNYFPRTECIAGVKDARFQELMPDILHWFGIKTIDRMLSMSNLKYDAIIKSGIDIKERVEIPDYLLPADCRVEIDAKIASGYFTNGHRYTDEELKKVEGRQWQNI, from the coding sequence ATGTCCACAGCTTCGGTTTCAGTGTCAGTAGTTTCTCAACTCTCGGTCTCCAAGCCAGACCCCAATCTAAAGCAAATAAAGAGTGCTAAGATAGAAAGAGGCTTGTCTGATATCTACGGTGAAAATATAAGACTCACTACTTACACTAGTGATGCCGACGTTGATCCAATCAAAACTGATTGGTACAACGCAGATCCTAAGAAGAGAGGACCTGTTGTTCCCTCCAAGTTTAAAAATGGCCTCGGCAAACACAACGCCATTGGTGCTCACGGAGGTCCATATTCTATTTACCATGCTCTAAGTATTGGTACCAGACAACTCGATTCTAATCACATTGCTGATTACACCAGTGGCTTTCCGTCTTTTGATTTTCCTCAGGTTCCTGAATGGTCTGAGCCTGGTAAAATTGTCTCATTGGATCCGTTCGGTCATATGACTCCTTGGCTATACAACAGTATtgggaagaaagaaggcGTGGAAGTCAGACCTTCTATGGCTATTACCAAAGCTGTTCTTTCTATCCCCGAAATCAGGGGGGAAGTTCAAAAGGGCAATCTCAAGCCAGATGGAAAAGTTGTCTTGAACGAAGATGGCGATATGGCCTGTACCAAGGTTGCCGTTGATCCAGTTTGGTACTTACCAGGTGTTGCCGAGAGGCTTGGAATTAGTGAGGCTGATTTGAGAAGGGCTTTGTTTGAAGACACTAACGGCATGTACCCTGAATTGGTGACGAGACCAGATATTAAGGTATTCTGTCCACCCATCGGCGGGTGTACTGCTTATATCTTTGGTAATCCAGCAAATCTACATAAGGAAGATAAGAGACTTTCCGTGAGAGTTCACGATGAATGTTGCAGTTCGGACGTGTTTCTTTCCGACATATGCTCCTGTAGATGTTACTTAATCTTTGGTTTAGTTGAGGCAGCTAGGGAGGCTCAAAATGGTGGTAATGGAATGATTTGTTATTTCAGGAAGGAGGGTAGATGCCTTGGAGAGGTTACCAAATATATGGTTTACAACGCCAGAAAGAGATGCGGCGACACCGCCGATAACTACTTCCCAAGAACAGAATGCATTGCCGGTGTCAAGGACGCTAGATTCCAAGAATTGATGCCAGATATTCTCCATTGGTTTGGAATCAAAACAATTGATCGCATGCTTTCTATGAGTAACCTGAAGTATGATGCTATTATTAAATCTGGTATCGATATTAAGGAGAGGGTCGAGATTCCAGATTATCTTTTGCCTGCAGACTGTCGGGTTGAAATCGATGCCAAAATTGCATCTGGCTACTTTACTAACGGCCACCGCTATACGGAcgaggaattgaagaaggtggaagGTCGACAATGGCAGAACATTTAA